A single window of Streptococcus cristatus ATCC 51100 DNA harbors:
- a CDS encoding M13 family metallopeptidase, with the protein MTRLQDDFYDAINGEWAKTAVIPDDKPVTGGFTDLSDEIEKLMLSTTDQWLRGEKVPDDAILQNFIKYHRLAADYDKREELGVKPVLPLIAEYQALNSFAEFTTKIAEFELAGKPNFFPFGVAPDFMDARINVLWADAPGTILPDTTYYADGHPQKDKLLKKWRESSEALLQKFEFSAEEIQDLLDKVLELDARIAKVVLSREESSEYAKLYHPYKWEDFKALAPNLPLDAIFTQLIGQIPDQIIVPEERFWQAADQFYCEEAWPLLKAVLIFNAIASAEAYLTDEIRVLAGAYRRALSGTPQAQDKKKAAFYLAQAPFNQAIGLWYAGQKFSPEAKADVEQKVANMIQVYKERLASNDWLTPETRDKAIVKLNVIKPYIGYPEELPERYADKLVDENLSLFENAQKLRQVEIEYGWSKWNQPVDYKEWGMPAHMVNAYYNPQKNLIVFPAAILQAPFYDLHQSSSANYGGIGAVIAHEISHAFDTNGASFDENGSLNNWWTEHDYQAFTERTQKVIDQFEGLDSYGAKVNGKLTVSENVADLGGIAAALEAAKKEDDFSAEEFFTNFARIWRMKGREEYMKLLASVDVHAPAKLRTNVQLPNFDDFFTTFDVQEGDGMWRSPEERVVIW; encoded by the coding sequence ATGACACGTTTACAAGATGATTTTTATGATGCCATTAATGGTGAATGGGCCAAAACAGCGGTTATCCCAGATGACAAGCCTGTAACCGGCGGCTTCACAGATTTGTCAGATGAGATTGAAAAGCTGATGCTCTCCACTACTGATCAATGGCTGCGGGGTGAGAAAGTTCCTGATGATGCTATTTTGCAAAACTTTATCAAGTACCATCGTTTAGCTGCTGACTATGACAAGCGGGAAGAACTCGGTGTCAAGCCTGTTTTGCCTTTGATTGCAGAATACCAAGCACTCAACTCCTTTGCAGAATTTACCACAAAGATTGCCGAGTTTGAGCTGGCTGGCAAGCCCAATTTCTTTCCTTTTGGTGTGGCGCCTGACTTTATGGACGCCCGTATTAATGTCCTTTGGGCAGATGCACCAGGTACTATTCTCCCAGACACAACCTACTATGCCGATGGGCATCCTCAAAAGGACAAGCTCTTGAAAAAATGGCGTGAGTCTTCCGAAGCTTTGCTGCAAAAATTCGAATTTTCAGCAGAAGAAATCCAAGATTTGCTGGATAAGGTTTTAGAACTGGATGCTCGAATCGCCAAAGTCGTTCTGTCACGGGAGGAAAGCTCAGAATATGCCAAGCTTTACCACCCTTACAAGTGGGAAGACTTCAAGGCCTTAGCACCGAATCTACCTTTAGATGCCATCTTCACCCAACTCATCGGGCAAATTCCTGACCAGATTATCGTACCGGAGGAGCGTTTCTGGCAGGCTGCCGACCAATTCTACTGCGAAGAGGCTTGGCCCCTGCTCAAGGCCGTGCTTATCTTTAACGCTATCGCGTCAGCTGAAGCCTACTTGACTGACGAAATCCGTGTCCTAGCAGGCGCTTATCGTCGCGCCCTATCTGGAACACCTCAGGCGCAAGACAAGAAAAAAGCCGCCTTTTACCTAGCTCAAGCGCCTTTCAATCAAGCCATCGGGCTCTGGTATGCTGGTCAAAAATTCTCCCCTGAAGCCAAGGCCGATGTGGAGCAGAAGGTAGCCAACATGATCCAAGTCTACAAGGAACGCCTCGCAAGCAATGACTGGCTGACACCAGAAACTCGGGACAAGGCCATTGTCAAACTCAATGTCATCAAGCCTTATATCGGCTACCCAGAGGAGCTGCCTGAGCGCTATGCAGACAAGCTTGTGGATGAAAATCTCAGCCTCTTCGAAAATGCTCAAAAACTGCGACAAGTGGAAATTGAGTATGGTTGGAGCAAGTGGAACCAGCCCGTGGATTACAAAGAATGGGGAATGCCAGCCCACATGGTCAATGCCTACTACAATCCTCAGAAAAACCTGATTGTCTTTCCAGCGGCTATCCTGCAGGCACCTTTCTATGACCTGCACCAGTCTTCTTCAGCCAATTATGGCGGTATCGGTGCGGTTATTGCCCATGAGATTTCCCATGCCTTTGATACCAACGGCGCTTCCTTTGATGAAAACGGCAGCCTCAACAACTGGTGGACGGAGCATGACTACCAAGCCTTTACTGAGCGGACTCAGAAAGTCATTGACCAGTTCGAAGGTCTAGATTCTTACGGTGCTAAGGTCAATGGTAAGCTGACCGTTTCAGAAAATGTAGCGGACTTGGGCGGTATTGCAGCAGCTCTTGAAGCAGCCAAGAAAGAAGACGATTTCTCTGCGGAGGAATTCTTCACCAACTTTGCCCGCATCTGGCGGATGAAGGGGCGCGAAGAGTACATGAAGCTTCTAGCCAGCGTCGATGTCCATGCGCCCGCTAAACTTCGGACCAATGTCCAACTGCCTAACTTTGACGACTTCTTTACGACCTTTGATGTCCAAGAAGGAGACGGCATGTGGCGTAGCCCAGAAGAGCGCGTGGTGATTTGGTAA
- a CDS encoding metal ABC transporter ATP-binding protein: MIEMKNLSVSYQGQLALEPTSLTIKGPTITGIIGPNGAGKSTLIKGMLGIVESEGQTFLDRKPMKQELSKIAYVEQKIHIDYNFPIKVKECVSLGLYPKIKLFQRLKASDWEKVARALKIVGLEDFAERQISQLSGGQFQRVLIARCLVQEADYIFLDEPFVGIDSVSEEIIMATLRQLRKAGKTILIVHHDLSKVVAYFDQVLLLNKKVVAFGSTESTFTKENMQKTYGSQLFMNGGD, translated from the coding sequence ATGATTGAAATGAAAAATTTAAGTGTCAGTTATCAAGGACAACTGGCCTTAGAACCAACTTCTTTAACAATAAAAGGACCAACTATCACAGGGATTATCGGACCAAACGGGGCTGGAAAGTCAACTCTCATAAAAGGTATGTTAGGAATTGTTGAGAGTGAGGGGCAGACCTTTCTAGATAGAAAACCCATGAAGCAAGAATTAAGCAAGATTGCTTATGTAGAGCAGAAAATTCACATTGACTATAATTTTCCTATAAAGGTCAAGGAGTGTGTATCTTTGGGCCTGTATCCTAAGATCAAGCTCTTTCAACGCCTCAAAGCGTCTGACTGGGAAAAGGTTGCTCGGGCTTTGAAAATCGTTGGTTTAGAAGATTTTGCTGAGCGGCAGATTAGCCAGTTATCTGGTGGGCAATTCCAGCGGGTCTTGATTGCCCGTTGCTTGGTTCAGGAGGCGGACTATATTTTCCTAGATGAGCCTTTTGTTGGGATTGACTCGGTCAGTGAAGAGATTATCATGGCGACCCTCCGCCAGCTAAGAAAAGCCGGAAAGACGATTTTGATTGTCCACCATGACTTGAGCAAGGTGGTCGCTTATTTTGATCAGGTCTTGCTACTTAACAAAAAAGTCGTCGCTTTCGGATCAACCGAGAGTACCTTCACCAAAGAAAATATGCAGAAGACCTACGGTTCTCAGCTCTTTATGAATGGAGGTGACTAG
- a CDS encoding metal ABC transporter permease, translated as MIQEFIQGLHDFHFLQNALITAIVIGVVAGAVGCFIILRGMSLMGDAISHAVLPGVALSYILGINFFIGAITFGLLASIIITYIKGNSIIKSDTAIGITFSSFLALGIILISVAKSSTDLFHILFGNILAVQDLDMWISIGVGILVLLVISIFFKQLLLTSFDPLLAKAMGMKVNFYHYLLMILLTLVSVTAMQSVGTILIVAMLITPAATAYLYAKSLKTMILLSSALGAGASVLGLFIGYSFNVAAGSSIVLTSALIFLVSFFIAPKQRYLKRKVK; from the coding sequence ATGATTCAGGAATTTATTCAAGGCTTACATGATTTTCATTTCCTGCAAAATGCGTTGATTACGGCCATTGTGATTGGAGTGGTGGCCGGTGCCGTTGGGTGCTTTATCATCTTGCGGGGCATGTCGCTCATGGGGGATGCCATCTCTCACGCGGTGCTGCCCGGTGTGGCTCTGTCTTATATTTTGGGGATTAATTTCTTCATCGGTGCCATTACCTTTGGCTTACTAGCTTCTATTATTATCACCTACATCAAGGGCAATTCCATTATCAAGAGTGACACGGCTATCGGGATTACTTTTTCTTCCTTCTTGGCTCTGGGGATCATTTTGATTAGCGTTGCCAAGAGTTCGACCGACCTCTTCCATATTCTCTTTGGGAATATCTTGGCGGTACAAGACCTTGATATGTGGATTAGTATTGGCGTGGGTATTTTGGTGCTGCTGGTCATTAGTATTTTCTTCAAGCAACTTTTGTTGACCTCCTTTGATCCACTTTTAGCCAAGGCTATGGGAATGAAGGTGAATTTTTACCACTATTTGCTGATGATTCTATTGACTCTGGTATCTGTCACAGCCATGCAAAGTGTCGGAACGATTCTGATTGTGGCCATGCTGATTACACCAGCTGCAACGGCCTATCTCTATGCCAAGAGTCTCAAGACCATGATTTTATTGTCATCTGCCTTGGGGGCTGGTGCATCTGTTTTAGGTCTCTTCATCGGTTATAGTTTTAATGTTGCAGCAGGTTCTAGTATCGTTCTAACCTCTGCCCTGATCTTTTTGGTTTCATTTTTTATCGCACCAAAACAGCGGTATTTAAAAAGAAAAGTAAAATAA